One genomic region from Vitis riparia cultivar Riparia Gloire de Montpellier isolate 1030 chromosome 17, EGFV_Vit.rip_1.0, whole genome shotgun sequence encodes:
- the LOC117905011 gene encoding probable protein phosphatase 2C 55, whose amino-acid sequence MRMISGSKFISSKDGKNPKTKGDVHVKVGQTFVISHGSCQFVTDLVNNCFHTANKIKGFINPIDLLNHAYLETKVPGSSTACIITLNEWCLQAVNIGDNGFILLRNEEILYESPIQQHTYKTPYQLGKANDSPEEIKLTELEPGDIIIAGSAGLFNNLFTHEIKDLVINEIRKDPAPSPDMIAAEIAKSATERSIDKCRFTPYSKAAWQAGKRHKGGKISDVTAIFAFILP is encoded by the exons atgAGGATGATATCGGGATCAAAATTCATATCCTCTAAAGATGGGAAGAATCCCAAGACGAAAGGGGATGTCCATGTTAAAGTTGGACAAACATTTGTGATTTCACATGGATCTTGTCAATTTGTGACGGATCTAGTGAACAATTGTTTCCACACAGCTAATAAGATCAAGGGATTTATCAATCCCATAGACCTTCTCAATCATGCCTATTTGGAGACCAAGGTTCCAGGATCATCTACAGCATGTATTATAACATTGAATGAATGG tGCTTGCAGGCTGTAAACATTGGAGATAATGGCTTCATTCTCCTGAGAAATGAGGAAATTTTATATGAATCTCCTATACAACAACACACTTATAAAACTCCCTATCAGTTAGGGAAAGCTAATGATTCTCCAGAG GAAATCAAACTTACGGAATTAGAACCTGGAGACATAATAATAGCAGGAAGTGCAGGATTGTTCAATAATCTTTTTACTCATGAGATCAAAGATCTTGTGATAAATGAGATACGAAAAGACCCAGCTCCATCTCCCGACATGATAGCAGCGGAAATAGCCAAAAGCGCCACTGAGAGATCGATCGATAAATGTCGGTTTACTCCTTATTCGAAAGCTGCATGGCAGGCCGGAAAGCGACACAAGGGTGGTAAAATTAGTGATGTAACTgctatttttgcttttattctACCATAA
- the LOC117904093 gene encoding NAC domain-containing protein 2-like: MGYRFLPTDEELVVYYLINKAFYRPLPAEVIPDIREREFYSSPPSDLAKKTHWRMEEYRLPIDFYMKNDMKGEGLALGRIRRNKEYDSGF; the protein is encoded by the exons ATGGGATATAGATTCTTGCCCACAGACGAAGAACTGGTGGTGTATTACTTGATCAACAAAGCATTTTACAGGCCTCTTCCAGCTGAAGTCATTCCAGACATCCGTGAAAGAGAGTTTTATAGCAGTCCTCCTTCCGATCTAG CCAAGAAAACACACTGGAGGATGGAAGAATATCGACTGCCCATTgacttttatatgaaaaatgatatgaag GGAGAGGGACTGGCATTGGGAAGAATTAGAAGGAACAAGGAGTATGATAGTGGGTTCTAA
- the LOC117934379 gene encoding 40S ribosomal protein S19-3, which translates to MATARTVKDVSPHEFVNAYAAHLKRSGKIELPHWTDIVKTATFKELAPYDPDWYYIRAASMARKIYLRGGIGVGAFRRIYGGSKRNGSRPPHFCKSSGSIARHILQQLQTMNIIELDSKGGRRITSSGQRDLDQVAGRIAVAH; encoded by the exons ATGGCGACGGCGAGAACTGTGAAGGATGTTTCTCCTCACGAGTTTGTCAACGCTTATGCCGCTCATCTCAAACGCTCCGGCA AGATTGAACTTCCTCACTGGACTGATATTGTGAAGACTGCTACATTCAAGGAGCTTGCCCCATATGATCCTGATTGGTACTATATTAGAGCTG CTTCCATGGCAAGGAAAATTTACTTGAGGGGTGGCATTGGTGTTGGTGCCTTCCGGAGGATCTATGGTGGAAGCAAGAGGAATGGCAGCCGCCCACCCCATTTCTGTAAGAGCAGTGGTTCTATTGCTCGCCACATACTCCAGCAATTGCAGACGATGAACATCATTGAACTTGATTCAAAGGG GGGAAGGAGAATCACATCCAGTGGCCAGAGGGATCTAGATCAAGTTGCCGGACGGATTGCAGTTGCCCATTGA
- the LOC117904476 gene encoding diacylglycerol kinase 1, whose product MDYYREADVLLAWNNMSPSEMAESRLFIFSSLIAALVGILTIAYTAFQWRRNINLSWMKAIARSKKNPKTRDKVPVAPHTWILESVSRGKSLNCCVCLKSMSPSQTLGPMVASDSFIHRCSICGAAAHLSCSSQAQKDCKCVSMKGYEHVIHQWAVQWTEITDQLDETSFCSYCEEPCSGSFLGGSPIWCCMWCQRLVHVDCHGSMSIETGDICDLGSFRRLILSPLFVKEVNRTSSGGFLSSITHGANEIASSVRASIRNQGKKYKQGNEPSVDTTNSCDNGDISTESTAETHQTVNGSHAMDEGCNGSTNIESPRQDSDVGKKLDSGSSFKRSASINQKDESQVLQMKQRYELSDLPSDARPLLVFINKKSGSQRGSSLRQRLNILLNPVQVFELSSAQGPEVGLYLFKKVPHFRVLVCGGDGTVGWVLNAIDKQNFVSPPPVAILPAGTGNDMARVLNWGGGLGSVERQGGLCTVLHHIEHAAVTMLDRWKITILQQGKQLQAPKFMNNYLGIGCDAKVALDIHNLREENPEKFYNQFMNKVLYAREGAKNIMDRTFADFPWQVRVEVDGVEVEVPEDAEGVLVANIGSYMGGVDLWQNEDENYDNFDPQSMHDKMLEVVSISGTWHLGKLQVGLSRARRLAQGQSIKIHLFAPFPIQIDGEPWFQEQLCTLTISHHGQAFMLKRVSEEPLGHAAAIITDVLENAETNHIISASQKRTLLQEMALKLS is encoded by the exons ATGGATTACTACAGAGAGGCTGATGTGCTGCTTGCATGGAACAATATGAGTCCATCCGAAATGGCAGAATCTCGTCTCTTCATCTTCTCTAGCTTGATTGCTGCCTTGGTTGGAATCCTTACTATTGCCTATACTGCTTTCCAATGGAGAAGGAACATTAATCTGAGTTGGATGAAAGCCATAGCCAGGTCAAAGAAAAACCCAAAGACGAGGGACAAGGTTCCTGTTGCTCCTCACACTTGGATCTTAGAATCTGTTTCTCGGGGGAAAAGTTTAAACTGCTGTGTATGCTTAAAATCCATGTCCCCTTCTCAAACTCTTGGGCCTATGGTGGCTTCAGACAGTTTTATTCATCGCTGTAGCATTTGTGGTGCAGCAGCTCACCTAAGCTGCTCTTCACAGGCACAGAAGGATTGTAAGTGTGTATCTATGAAGGGATATGAGCATGTGATTCACCAATGGGCTGTTCAATGGACAGAGATCACAGATCAACTTGACGAAACTTCTTTCTGTAGCTATTGTGAAGAGCCATGTAGTGGGTCTTTTCTTGGGGGATCCCCTATATGGTGTTGCATGTGGTGTCAACGGCTTGTACATGTTGACTGCCATGGTAGCATGTCTATTGAAACAGGTGATATATGTGATTTGGGTTCATTTAGAAGGTTGATTCTATCACCACTTTTTGTTAAGGAAGTGAACCGAACTTCCTCAGGGGGATTTTTGAGCTCAATCACACATGGAGCCAATGAGATTGCATCTTCAGTGCGTGCGAGTATTAGGAATCAGGGAAAGAAGTACAAGCAAGGAAATGAACCCTCTGTTGACACAACTAATAGCTGTGATAATGGCGACATATCCACTGAAAGCACAGCAGAAACCCATCAAACAGTTAATGGTTCTCATGCAATGGATGAAGGCTGTAATGGCAGCACAAATATTGAGAGTCCACGTCAAGATAGTGATGTAGGTAAAAAATTGGATTCAGGGTCTAGTTTCAAAAGAAGTGCCTCGATCAATCAGAAGGATGAGTCTCAGGTGTTACAGATGAAACAGAGGTATGAATTGAGTGATTTGCCTTCGGATGCAAGACCTTTATTAGTCTTCATTAACAAGAAGAGTGGATCTCAGCGTGGTAGTTCACTCAGGCAACGTTTGAATATCCTTTTGAATCCTGTTCAG GTTTTTGAGTTGAGCTCAGCACAGGGGCCAGAGGTGGGCCTTTACTTGTTCAAAAAGGTGCCCCACTTCAGAGTTCTTGTATGTGGGGGAGATGGTACTGTTGGTTGGGTTCTAAATGCCATAGACAAACAGAATTTTGTTTCTCCTCCTCCAGTTGCAATCCTTCCTGCAGGAACAGGAAATGATATGGCCCGAGTTCTGAATTGGGGAGGTGGTTTGGGCTCAGTGGAGAGGCAAGGAGGCCTTTGCACTGTGTTGCATCACATAGAGCATGCTGCAGTGACTATGCTTGACCGAtggaaaataacaattttacaACAGGGAAAGCAACTCCAAGCACCaaaatttatgaacaattaTCTTG GAATTGGTTGTGATGCGAAGGTTGCTTTGGACATCCATAATCTACGGGAGGAGAACCCAGAGAAATTCTATAACCAG TTTATGAATAAAGTTCTTTACGCAAGAGAAGGTGCCAAGAATATAATGGACAGGACATTTGCAGATTTTCCTTGGCAAGTTCGAGTGGAGGTGGATGGCGTTGAGGTAGAGGTCCCTGAG GATGCAGAAGGTGTTCTTGTTGCTAATATTGGAAGTTACATGGGTGGCGTAGACTTGTGGCAAAATGAGGatgaaaattatgataattttgatCCACAATCTATGCATGATAAGATGCTGGAGGTTGTAAGCATATCAGGAACATGGCATCTTGGAAAACTTCAG GTGGGCCTTTCTCGAGCTCGAAGACTTGCCCAAGGGCAGTCAATTAAGATACATCTCTTTGCTCCATTCCCTATTCAAATAGATGGAGAACCTTGGTTTCAGGAGCAACTATGCACGTTGACAATATCCCACCATGGCCAg GCATTCATGTTGAAGAGAGTGTCTGAGGAACCTCTCGGTCATGCAGCCGCCATAATCACGGATGTGCTAGAGAATGCTGAAACCAACCATATAATTAGTGCCTCACAGAAGCGAACtcttcttcaagaaatggcatTGAAGCTGTCGTGA
- the LOC117905173 gene encoding UDP-glucose 6-dehydrogenase 1-like isoform X1, translating into MVFHNTTKMVKICCIGAGYVGGPTMAVIALKCPSIEVAVVDISISRITAWNSDQLPIYEPGLEEVVKQCRGRNLFFSTNVEKHISEADIIFVSVNTPTKTRGLGAGKAADLTYWESAARMIADVSKSNKIVVEKSTVPVKTAEAIEKILSHNSKGISYQILSNPEFLAEGTAIQDLLNPDRVLIGGRETPGGQKAIKALKDVYAHWVPEDRIISTNLWSAELSKLAANAFLAQRISSVNAMSALCEATGADVSEVSHAIGKDSRIGPKFLNASVGFGGSCFQKDILNLIYICECNGLPEVANYWKQVIKVNDYQKNRFVNRVVASMFNTVSGKKIAILGFAFKKDTGDTRETPAIDVCKGLLGDKASLSIYDPQVTGDQIQREISMNKFDWDHPVHLQPMSPTSVKQVNVVWDPYEATRDAHGICILTEWDEFKTLDYQRIFNNMQKPAFVFDGRNIVNIEKLREIGFIVYSIGKPLDPWLKDMPAIA; encoded by the exons atg GTTTTCCATAACACAACAAAAATGGTGAAGATCTGTTGCATTGGAGCTGGATATGTTGGGGGTCCTACCATGGCAGTTATTGCCCTCAAATGCCCCTCAATTGAAGTGGCTGTTGTTGACATATCAATTTCTCGGATCACAGCTTGGAACAGTGACCAGCTCCCCATTTATGAACCAGGTCTTGAAGAAGTGGTGAAGCAGTGCAGAGGAAGGAACCTGTTTTTTAGCACCAATGTGGAAAAACACATCTCTGAGGCAGACATAATCTTTGTTTCTGTCAACACCCCAACAAAAACTCGGGGCCTTGGAGCTGGGAAAGCTGCAGATTTGACATACTGGGAGAGTGCAGCCCGAATGATTGCTGATGTGTCAAAATCCAACAAGATTGTTGTTGAAAAATCAACAGTTCCAGTAAAAACAGCTGAAGCGATTGAAAAAATTTTGTCCCATAATAGCAAGGGCATCAGCTATCAAATTCTCTCGAACCCAGAATTCCTTGCTGAGGGTACTGCTATTCAGGACCTGCTTAACCCAGATCGGGTTCTCATTGGAGGCAGGGAAACACCTGGTGGCCAGAAGGCTATAAAAGCATTGAAAGATGTTTATGCTCATTGGGTGCCTGAAGACAGAATTATTTCAACCAATCTCTGGTCAGCAGAGCTCTCAAAGTTAGCTGCCAACGCCTTCTTGGCTCAGAGGATTTCATCTGTTAATGCCATGTCAGCTCTCTGCGAGGCAACTGGTGCTGATGTTTCTGAGGTTTCCCATGCTATTGGTAAGGATTCAAGAATCGGGCCTAAGTTTCTCAATGCCAGTGTTGGTTTTGGTGGATCTTGTTTTCAGAAGGACATCCTGAACTTGATCTATATTTGTGAGTGCAATGGCCTCCCTGAGGTTGCAAACTACTGGAAACAAGTCATTAAGGTGAATGACTACCAAAAGAACAGATTCGTGAACCGGGTTGTCGCCTCTATGTTTAACACCGTCTCAGGTAAGAAGATTGCCATACTTGGTTTTGCTTTCAAGAAGGATACAGGTGACACAAGAGAAACTCCTGCAATAGACGTTTGCAAGGGACTGTTGGGGGATAAGGCAAGTTTGAGCATATATGATCCACAGGTCACAGGAGATCAGATCCAGAGGGAAATCTCAATGAACAAGTTTGATTGGGACCATCCAGTTCACCTCCAGCCAATGAGCCCCACCTCGGTGAAGCAGGTAAACGTAGTCTGGGACCCTTATGAGGCAACAAGGGATGCCCATGGGATCTGCATTCTTACTGAGTGGGATGAATTCAAGACTCTTGACTACCAGAGGATCTTCAATAACATGCAGAAGCCTGCCTTTGTGTTTGATGGTCGCAACATTGTGAACATTGAGAAGCTGAGGGAGATTGGATTTATCGTGTACTCAATTGGAAAGCCATTAGATCCATGGCTCAAGGACATGCCTGCTATCGCATAA
- the LOC117905173 gene encoding UDP-glucose 6-dehydrogenase 1-like isoform X2: MVKICCIGAGYVGGPTMAVIALKCPSIEVAVVDISISRITAWNSDQLPIYEPGLEEVVKQCRGRNLFFSTNVEKHISEADIIFVSVNTPTKTRGLGAGKAADLTYWESAARMIADVSKSNKIVVEKSTVPVKTAEAIEKILSHNSKGISYQILSNPEFLAEGTAIQDLLNPDRVLIGGRETPGGQKAIKALKDVYAHWVPEDRIISTNLWSAELSKLAANAFLAQRISSVNAMSALCEATGADVSEVSHAIGKDSRIGPKFLNASVGFGGSCFQKDILNLIYICECNGLPEVANYWKQVIKVNDYQKNRFVNRVVASMFNTVSGKKIAILGFAFKKDTGDTRETPAIDVCKGLLGDKASLSIYDPQVTGDQIQREISMNKFDWDHPVHLQPMSPTSVKQVNVVWDPYEATRDAHGICILTEWDEFKTLDYQRIFNNMQKPAFVFDGRNIVNIEKLREIGFIVYSIGKPLDPWLKDMPAIA; this comes from the coding sequence ATGGTGAAGATCTGTTGCATTGGAGCTGGATATGTTGGGGGTCCTACCATGGCAGTTATTGCCCTCAAATGCCCCTCAATTGAAGTGGCTGTTGTTGACATATCAATTTCTCGGATCACAGCTTGGAACAGTGACCAGCTCCCCATTTATGAACCAGGTCTTGAAGAAGTGGTGAAGCAGTGCAGAGGAAGGAACCTGTTTTTTAGCACCAATGTGGAAAAACACATCTCTGAGGCAGACATAATCTTTGTTTCTGTCAACACCCCAACAAAAACTCGGGGCCTTGGAGCTGGGAAAGCTGCAGATTTGACATACTGGGAGAGTGCAGCCCGAATGATTGCTGATGTGTCAAAATCCAACAAGATTGTTGTTGAAAAATCAACAGTTCCAGTAAAAACAGCTGAAGCGATTGAAAAAATTTTGTCCCATAATAGCAAGGGCATCAGCTATCAAATTCTCTCGAACCCAGAATTCCTTGCTGAGGGTACTGCTATTCAGGACCTGCTTAACCCAGATCGGGTTCTCATTGGAGGCAGGGAAACACCTGGTGGCCAGAAGGCTATAAAAGCATTGAAAGATGTTTATGCTCATTGGGTGCCTGAAGACAGAATTATTTCAACCAATCTCTGGTCAGCAGAGCTCTCAAAGTTAGCTGCCAACGCCTTCTTGGCTCAGAGGATTTCATCTGTTAATGCCATGTCAGCTCTCTGCGAGGCAACTGGTGCTGATGTTTCTGAGGTTTCCCATGCTATTGGTAAGGATTCAAGAATCGGGCCTAAGTTTCTCAATGCCAGTGTTGGTTTTGGTGGATCTTGTTTTCAGAAGGACATCCTGAACTTGATCTATATTTGTGAGTGCAATGGCCTCCCTGAGGTTGCAAACTACTGGAAACAAGTCATTAAGGTGAATGACTACCAAAAGAACAGATTCGTGAACCGGGTTGTCGCCTCTATGTTTAACACCGTCTCAGGTAAGAAGATTGCCATACTTGGTTTTGCTTTCAAGAAGGATACAGGTGACACAAGAGAAACTCCTGCAATAGACGTTTGCAAGGGACTGTTGGGGGATAAGGCAAGTTTGAGCATATATGATCCACAGGTCACAGGAGATCAGATCCAGAGGGAAATCTCAATGAACAAGTTTGATTGGGACCATCCAGTTCACCTCCAGCCAATGAGCCCCACCTCGGTGAAGCAGGTAAACGTAGTCTGGGACCCTTATGAGGCAACAAGGGATGCCCATGGGATCTGCATTCTTACTGAGTGGGATGAATTCAAGACTCTTGACTACCAGAGGATCTTCAATAACATGCAGAAGCCTGCCTTTGTGTTTGATGGTCGCAACATTGTGAACATTGAGAAGCTGAGGGAGATTGGATTTATCGTGTACTCAATTGGAAAGCCATTAGATCCATGGCTCAAGGACATGCCTGCTATCGCATAA